A stretch of Candidatus Methylomirabilota bacterium DNA encodes these proteins:
- a CDS encoding OsmC family protein has protein sequence MTGTLAGALAARKIPTQPDRLSSEVEGFIENVDGKPLITRIKVHYSVKVPPGKRDEALRAIQIHEQGCPASQSVRRGIAIEWDGEVVEE, from the coding sequence ATGACGGGGACGCTAGCCGGGGCGCTAGCGGCGCGCAAGATCCCGACGCAGCCCGATCGCCTGTCCTCGGAGGTGGAAGGCTTCATCGAGAACGTCGATGGCAAGCCGCTGATCACCCGGATCAAGGTCCATTATTCGGTGAAGGTCCCGCCGGGCAAGCGAGACGAGGCCTTGCGGGCCATTCAGATCCACGAGCAGGGCTGCCCGGCCTCCCAGTCCGTCCGCCGGGGCATCGCCATCGAGTGGGACGGCGAGGTCGTGGAGGAGTAG